The genomic stretch ATAATTCTATTTTAACGGAGTTTCCGGTTGAGCTTTTTCAACTTCAACGCCGCCAATTTTACCGAGTCTCCGTTCCCGGCCTGAACAATGTGACGCTCCAATGCAAGGGCAATGAATGCTCAGGTCTTATCGCACAAGACCTGAGCATCCGTGGCATCCTGATCAGTAAAAAATCCGGCCAGATCTTCGACATTGGCGATGAAGTTGAAAACCTGTGCCTGGAGATTCACTCCTCTGGGAAGAGTGTCTATTCCCAGCTCACAATTAGTCTCCAGGCCCAACAAGGCCAGGTTGTCCGTCTGGACAAAAACAGTGATCTCAATCAATACATAGCGGGTCTTAAGCTTTTTCCAGACCGAAAGGAGGAGAAGATTCTCCAGAAATACATTCACCAGCGAGAGCTTAGGGGCCGTTAAGAATTAACTTGTACTTTTTATCCAATTTCTTTACGGCCCCTTATGCCGTTAAGAATTAACAAACCCAAACTCCCTGAAATATTTCAAGCCCATTGGCGTTTTTTTTAACATCAGTAGATATATCGCGCATCCCGCCCCATAATCTGCTGCTTTCACGGAACTACAACCTCACAAAACAATCAGACCATTACCATTAAGCACTAGTACAAAATCACATAACAATTTGATAACACAGGGGATATAAAAATCAACCAATAGCCTGGATCGATTATTGCTAAATAAAACGTCCTTACCTGGCAAAGCCGGGTAAAGAAAGCCTTTGCCGTCGGAAAAGCGTCAAGGTGGCTGAGCCGTTTATTTCGTAACGGTCTCTAGATATGAAGAATACAAATGAAAAACATCAAGGTTTTATCAAAATTTCTGGGCCATGTTCTTAAGTAAAAACAGCTTCCTCCTCAATATTTGGCGTTTGCCTCTGCTAATGGCAGTTGTATTTACAGTAGTCACGGTGTGTCTCTCCGGTTGCCTTTCGACCATCAACCAGTTAGTGGATAGAAAACCCCAGCAGGCCCGCCGAGTTGCCTGTATCGGTGACAGCATTACCTTTGGCAAGGGGTTGTCAAACCGGGACTGGAACAGTTACCCGGCCCAACTGCGAAGGCTTCTTGGGTACGACTGGACAGTAAAGAACTTTGGCCTTGTTGATGCCACAGTCGCAAAAAATGACCACCGAGCCTACCTGCACAGTGATTTATTCAAGGAGGCCCTGGCCTTTAAGCCCGACGTGGTTATAATTGCGCTCGGAGCCTTCGACACGACCTACCCGGCATCGACCCATAACTACCTTTTTGATTACGACATTAAAGACCTGATCGATCCATTTTTAAGCTTAGAGACCAAACCTACTGTTTTTCTTTGCTACCCGGTTCCATCATGCGGCGACGAATGGACCAACTACACTATTTCCAATAGAAAAATAATCCATGACATTATCCCTCGAATCGATGCAATCGCCAAAGAGACCGGCCTGCAGGTCATTGATTTATACAGTGCCCTAGAGAATAAACCCGAACTGTTTGCTGATTGTGTTCTCCCAAACCAAAACGGCGCCA from Desulfobulbaceae bacterium encodes the following:
- a CDS encoding PilZ domain-containing protein; this translates as MPLYKTSHPKRPGPSIWIQTESGYQKTCSPLLITNSLERLREERRFVTLTNKKYVSGNTVLVDFSTKHLEIDRPLDWPLQMGGPVFVRFLDRANLLNYYKAKVIKVTDNSILTEFPVELFQLQRRQFYRVSVPGLNNVTLQCKGNECSGLIAQDLSIRGILISKKSGQIFDIGDEVENLCLEIHSSGKSVYSQLTISLQAQQGQVVRLDKNSDLNQYIAGLKLFPDRKEEKILQKYIHQRELRGR